One genomic segment of Leishmania mexicana MHOM/GT/2001/U1103 complete genome, chromosome 2 includes these proteins:
- a CDS encoding putative mitochondrial carrier protein: MSAKTAASPSERSFVDRFMRSHAGAATAAGILEIAFFHPFDTTAKRLMANKGSIMRGSVGETTANLNTIVFKKHADAGFLRKVVYLYPGSLYATVYKVFQRVYKFAGQPLVRDFLSSNYRDGFKRYCGEAHKVMEDATAGCLIGLGEVILLPLDRLKVLSQTNEAAMRSGLLPLLRQEGFRGMYAGTVVTMCRNAPGSFCLFGGTAFTKGYIFGLSDYRHATFFQNMCSSTVGACVAIAISNPMDVVKTRVQQQTDAERRSGIATATAMLKEEGVLSFFKGLTPKIIASAPKLIFAYTMTEYFFEVMNDSKKH, translated from the coding sequence ATGTCCGCCAAGACGGCCGCCTCTCCGTCGGAGCGCAGCTTCGTCGATCGATTTATGCGCAGCcatgccggcgccgccacggccgcggGTATCCTCGAGATCGCCTTCTTCCATCCGTTCGACACGACAGCGAAGCGGCTGATGGCGAACAAAGGCTCCATCATGCGCGGCTCCGTGGGCGAGACAACCGCCAACCTCAACACGATCGTCTTCAAGAagcacgccgacgccggctTCCTTCGAAAGGTGGTGTACCTCTACCCGGGCTCCCTGTACGCCACCGTGTACAAGGTCTTCCAGCGCGTGTATAAGTTCGCCGGGCAGCCCCTCGTGCGCGACTTTCTCAGCTCCAACTACCGCGACGGCTTCAAGCGGTACTGTGGCGAGGCGCACAAGGTTATGGAGGACGCGACGGCTGGCTGCCTCATCGGCCTCGGCGAGGTCAtcttgctgccgctggatCGGCTGAAGGTGTTGAGCCAGACGAACGAGGCCGCCATGCGGAGCGgtctgctgccgcttctgcgccAGGAGGGCTTCCGCGGTATGTATGCGGGCACCGTGGTGACGATGTGCCGCAACGCCCCCGGCTCGTTCTGTCTATTCGGTGGCACGGCCTTCACGAAGGGGTACATCTTCGGCCTCAGCGACTACCGCCATGCGACTTTCTTCCAAAACAtgtgctcctccaccgttggcgcgtgcgtcgccatcgccatcTCTAACCCGATGGACGTTGTCAAGACtcgtgtgcagcagcagacagACGCCGAGCGTCGCAGCGGTAttgcgacggcgacggcgatgctgaAGGAAGAGGGCGTGTTGTCCTTCTTCAAGGGCCTCACGCCGAAGATCATCGCCTCGGCGCCGAAGCTGATCTTTGCGTACACCATGACCGAGTACTTTTTCGAGGTGATGAACGACTCCAAGAAGCACTGA